The Labrus bergylta chromosome 23, fLabBer1.1, whole genome shotgun sequence genome includes the window GTTCCACTGCGACAAGTGCGACAAGAAATACGCCTCGATGTCCTCTCTGTACGTCCACCAGATGAACCACACGGGTGAGCTGCCGTATTTGTGTTCGCACTGCGGTCGAGGGTTCAAGACCTCCGGCAGCCTGAGCGCGCAcgtccacatacacacaggagagagacgcTACAAGTGTCACATTTGCGGGAAGACGTCGATCCAGCATCTCGCGAGACACATGCGGATGCACCGCGGGGAGAAGAACTACCTGTGCACAGAATGCGGGAAGGCCTTTCTCTCCTCCGGGGAGTTGAAGCTACACATGAGGTATCACACCGGCGAGCGTCCGTACAAGTGCAAACACTGCGGGAAAGGTTTCGTGGCAAAGTGCCTTTTGACGGTTCACATGCGCAGACACACAGGGGAGAGTCCTTACAAGTGTTTAGTGTGCCCGAAGGCGTTTCATACTTTGAGggcacagaaaaaacacatgaagatcCACTCCAACTTAAAGTCGTTCCAGTGTTTGAAGTGTGGGAAAATATTCAGGCATGCGGACACTTACAAAATGCAcgttaaaacacacaaatgaaagaAGACGCTGGGGTTATGTTAGGAGAAGATGAAAATATTCTGATCTTATCTATCGGGCAGTGTGGGTAATTATCATAGCCTTTTAAACACATGAATACACTTAATAAAATGCTCCCTGCATAAGTACAGTAGCTCAGTGAATGCCTAAAGGAGCAAGGTAGTTTATGCAAAGCCGctcttttaaaacagaaatctaGTGCCGAGTTAATTTTAGGATTTTACGTGAGCCACAGATATTATGAGAGAAATTGTTCTTTCCCTAGACCatgggatgggcaactttggtcacagcaagggccacattcatttaattctcattgccggggggccaaattgtagactacaaaaacgattacagtctcaaatttaactcaacatataccagtgatcaaatattattatggacatatttctggttttcatgatttcatggcagattttgtcatgtttttcttcatgtttccaattcattgatatgtaaaaattgacctgaggaccacgttgagggttgatgggggctgcttgtggcccccgggccgccagttgcccacccctgctcttGACAATCGGCATCCTcgttcatgcacggcctgctccgaccccgcctcagcggcaaggaattGTGGACAACCAGAACTCGAGGAATAACAAGGAAAAATCTTGCCTGCATAGTATCCTATATGCTCTTTTtataaagcgtcttgagataacagttgttatgaattggcactattcaaataatgattgatttacataataataatgttcATGATTcaaatgatgtgtttttaatttgacaaagtcaaataaacaaGCAGACTTTCTTTCATTCAGGAATACCAGGTGCAGTTTTTGAAGGAGTGGAAACTTTTAACTGCTTTCATACAATACACAATATGCCTGTGCAAATagttttgatttttctttttttccctttttctttttttatgtctgctCAAATTTTGCCTAAACCCCAGTTCAGTAAAGATGAGAgcacatttgttttataaagGTCACTTAAAGGTAAAACTTAACTTGAATTGCTCTTCACTTGATAAGCCAAAGGGTTCCATGCATGCTGCAATGTTCATTCAATGATTCAGCAGATTAAATATTATTTCACCAAAACTAAAGTGTACTTCACTGATTAAACACACACTAAGTTCTGCTGACTCAGCATGAGGAGTATTGTTGAACCTGTTACTGTTAAAATATAACTTGCAAATCTATGCCCTGCCTTAAAGCTTCTGCAGGGAcctgtttggtttgtgttggTTTTGACAAACCCAGTGGAAAAATGATGTGGGTTAAAAAGTGAATCTAGCGTCTATTTAACTTCAAAGGATTTGCAGTGAGTGAAATGTTTTAAGTAGTAAGTAGTAAGAAAACAAATACTCTCCTCACCTGACACTGAACCAGTGACTCAGTCTTGGTCTGATGGTTGTTTGCTTTTGCAGGGCGTCTACAGGCATTTGAGTgagtttcagtctgtttcataatcagCCAAAAACTCCTCCCAATGCGTTGGTGTGTATAGATGGCTAGTTGATCTTTATTAATTtttgccatcatctgcccaggaCCAGATAGAAATGAGCTTGTTAGCTGAATCTGGTAAAAAGcatctttttctcttctgagactcATGTTATTTTGTGCATTGTCCCTGATTAAAATAAACTACTAAATTAGAGGAAAATTCAGACCTGCAAAGAACTAAAACAACATACAAAAGCTTTTTGTAAAAGTACCCATATATtcataaaacaataagaaaTGAAACACCTCTCGCTCTTAAAGCAACAGTCCACAGAAATGATTAGTTGGAAGAAGAAATCCTTTCTTAAAAACACCATAACAAATCCCCAACATTTGTCCATGTACTCATGGCTTCATtgcaaggacaactgtgtctgTTCCTCATTTAGTTTCTCCTGTTCCTCTACATCCATTCGGAGTGGTACCATGGCATGCAAGTTTGGGTCTGCCTTAGCGTCccttttccctctcttctcacacaaacacacagcaagtTGTGACCCTAGTAAAATAGTCCCGATGGTAATGAGCATGATGGCAGTGCGAAAGGGGAACAAGCGATATCGGTGTCCGTCGTCCTGTATTTTATCCCATGGCAGAGGCAGCAAGTCAGGAAGCCCGATCATAGGTTCCCCGACCAGAGCCCTTAGTAGTACTGCTAACACGAGACCAGATAAGGCTCCATATTTGTTTGCCCACTTTGAAAAGTAGAAGATGCAAGTCACTTGGGGAGTCATCATCGAATACAAAACATCCGCACTGACGATCCAGAAAAGGTGGATAGACCTTGTTGTCATGGCCAGGCCTGCTCCCATCAGCCCGCACAGGAAGACTGAGACTTTAACAAccaaaataattgttttttctgATGCCTGAAACAGGAAATAAGCCGTTGagttaattttaatttaaataaaatgcagtTTATAACACGTTGTTgactttgtaaaataaaaaagggagtGACACATGCCTGAAATACCTGTAAACGTCACGCATAAAACACCATGAGATCAATCAATTAGTCGATTGGTTAGCATTAAATTCAGCAAAAGATtagcattttaaatgatttaggCTCGTAGCATTCCCTTATTCCTAGGCGggaatgtgtgttttgtgctaATTAGCGAGCCAAAGCTTGAACATGGCTCTTGCTTgatagcatgttagcattgtcgTTTTCAGCATTTTAGCATCTCAAAGTTATGAAGTCTTTCTTTGGCAGTCCATCACATTTACTATGCATTGTTTTCACAGTGTAGTGCTGTGAAATCGGTCAGTATTTTTTCATACAGCTCCAGATCTTAACTAATAAAAAAGTTTTCTCATGACTTTTAAACTATAGCACCGGTAGtctacagacagaaaaaagtctgAACAATGAGGAAAAAGATAGAAAATTGCCAATGTTAAGACACTCTTTGCAGCGTGGATCTGCAAGGAAaaggggacaaaaaaataaagcaaaatcaCAGCATTCAGAAAATATATGCTGAATATGCAAGCAATAAGCAGTTATTGGCATGCTCTAGCCCACTTTAAATACCCACcaagatcacacacacaaatacacacacaaaaaaaaaaccttgtgtGAGGTGTTACCTGTTTGTAGATAATGTTCTTAAATATATTTCGGCTCAGTTGAGATGCAGCAGACAGAAGTGCAGAGTcaactgatgacatcacagaggcaGCAAGCGCTCCCATACCAACAAGTGAGACGAAGAAGGGGCAAAGATGCTGAAGGGCGATTGGCAAGATCATACCAGATTTGCCCTGTTCAAACGGGCTGGGCGAACCGTAGGTCGTCTGGTTCCAATCTGACAGACATTAAGcacatgtaaataaaacaacaacatgagacTTGAGTCTTAAAGTAATCTTTGAGAGGGATCATGTCGGAGATTAAGACCACACTGGCTGCCAAATATACTGAATGGTTTGAAAAAGACAGTTGAAAATAGGTACTGGtagatgctgctgctgccccaATGATAAGTGATGGGATTCCAAGGAAGGGGCATAATACTGCTCCAACATAGCAGGTGATCTTAGCTTGGGTATCTGTGGCTGTGGACAGGACTCTCTGGTAGAAAGCCTGGTAGCAAATTCCTCCAAAGGTCTTTGAGAGTAAAAGAGACAGGATTTACCAATCAATTTAACAATGTGATGAAAAACTTTAGTTAATGTTGTTTATGCTATACCAATGTCGTCTATTGACCACTAAAGAGATGTGAACGGAAGATATGTTTTTAATATATGTAATCTGgctattaatataatatatccCTTACTATAAGCAGAACGTCATCTATCCATCGACCCGATTGTTCCAGCTCCAGCGTGCCGAGCCATGGCTCCTGGTACAACTTGGTGACCGCAGCAACAGTGATGTTAGCTGAGGTGGGGCTTGTCAAGATAAAAGGCACACAGAGCCACTGGAAACAAGATATAGAGTTACAAAATCCGAATATAAACTGTGGTGCTTTGAGCCAAGTATTGATGTCTATGTGCTAACAAGGGCAATGCTCACAAGTTGATGTTTAGCAGCTCTGATATTAAGCACGTAGGCATGAAGAAGTTTTGCCaattaacaaaaaacacaatgatgttaaattcttctttcttcctttttggtGCTGGTTCATTAGCGTAGCCTGGGTACCTGTGAAATCTTAACGCTATGCTGCCAACTTCCAAGTGGAAATTTGAGGAACCACattgtttttgcactttgcaTTTAGATTAATGGTTGGAGTTTGTTGCCATTTAAGGTGGGGAATGGATTTCTGCACCATACTCCCTGGAAAGCCTTTTTCAAGTTTTCAAGCTTTGAACCAAAATCTACAAATATGAATCTTAATGTGGTGGTAGACAAAGAGTCATGGAGTAACCAAAATCAGTAAGATTAATCGTCTGAGGATCTTAGGCTAATAACCATCCTTGATTTCTTTGAATTTCCCCAAAAATCAAATTTTTGTACCAAGCCCAGGAGCATGAGGATGAGCTGGATGACATCGGTATAGGCCACGGAGTACAGCCCTCCCATTAACGTATAGAGGATTGCCACAGAAGCAGAAATGCTCACAGCCAGTGGAGACGAGATATCCATGACCACACTTACTGTCCCTCCTGTAAACATAAACAGTTTGACACCCATACGTTTCTCCAAACCCAAACTCAGGTGTTGAAAGAATAAAATATGATTGATGCAATTTGATAATAATTGACTATGTAGACCATTTTAAAACCTAAGTTGTTTTCATTGATAGAGAAAATGTGTCTCTGACTCACCCAGTGCACCAAGAATACATGCTATCCACAAGATATCACCAATGAGGGCAGGAATGAAAAGAACAGCGGCTACAGTGTTGCCATATTTCTCTTGAAACGGGTCCATGAGGGTGACATAGTTCTTGGACCGGATCGGTGTGACAAAGAAGAGTGCACctgaaatcacaaaaaaaagaatccttaTCTtaactttgaacatttttaattaatttttttttttttccagagtaCAAACAAAACCCTTCAAAATACAGTTTGAATGTAAACAGACAGCGAATAGTTCAGAAGtaaatgtcttcatttacaCTTGTTAATGCcccatatatttaaaaaattaacCAAATTAGCAATATATATCATCCGTGGACAATTTTGAATGAGAAGTTCTGTCAATATTCATAGTTTTTATTGAgcagttgttttgtttcatcttaTTGCACCCAAATAAGGGCTGCTGTGGCTCTgtgggtagagtcggtcgtctctcaaccagaaggatGAGgtttcaatccccagctcctgtagcaacatgtctgaagtgtccttgggcaagacacttaaacccgAATTGCAcccgctgcttcgttggcggcgtttgaatgtgtatgaatgggattagttaattctgatggtctcactgcatagcaacctctgccatcagtgtgtgaatgggtaggtgtgacatgcagtgtaaaagcactttgagtcgtcagaagactagaaaagtgctatacaagtccatttaccatttaccaaaagAAGAATGTTTTTAACCTCACTCACCTATAATCATGTTAATGGCAAAAGCAATGGGTCCGGTTGCCCACACCAACCCCTTTGTTGGATCGTAGACCACTTCAGCATTTCCCAAAATATAACCTCCTCCCACCCAAGTGGCTGCAAAACATCAAAGAACAAAGGTTGTATTGTTTAAGGGGTAAGTGTTCTGGCCTTCCTTCATTTTAGCTTAAAGAAAACACCAAGGAGACATTTTACACAGTGTTGGATCATATGAAATACTGAGAGAAAACAGCGCCTATGGCTGGCAGACAAGCTAAAACAATAAGCTACTATAAAGTTACAGCTCTCGCTTTAATTCAAtctaaatcaatcaatctctctatctttatttgtataatgCCAATTagtaacaaatgttatctcaagacactttactcagtagcggagcgagtgtgggggcagaaggtgcagccgccccgggcccactgttgtcttaaggggcccactttgagccaaatttaacatgcattttgttatttagttggattttctaataaagttagtttgacgaggtctgagtctctcttttcttttgccgcaatcaagacacgcaatgtattttgtagagcagagaggggcccccctccactgccaagggggttctcaacttcggcagcaaacagcaccagcagggtgctgtggcctgtttgtaatgtcactGATTccttagcaccccctttgctgggcccccgctgctgtctggagttttaaaaacctagtcgtctgtctgctttatttctgtttacctcgcagtttttcgtaacattaaaagtgtaaaaaacgaaataaaaaatgttttttatatttttaaatgttttctcattgacaactcgacctggcaagtctcctcccgttgctagctccactaacgtaaacACTACtaaccaagcaaataaacatgttaggagGAGCACCCATctagctgcaggaaagcaacagtgctgatgaaaacttaattggtaaattgtttcatcattatttgagattacgtttagatgctggtcttttgtttgtgggtgcatgtattgtagaccgccgtgtctgcttggttatcgtactgtatgaacggcaggccattgctatcacactgtttacaaagtttgttgtggtgtgtgggttgataatgtgtggttttattgtattgtctgtgtggctggatgagcgtccaacttcactgaatgttaaactgtagttgccttctgtctttggtttcccgtccggctaatgaagtctgctttacttgtttaatcggtggaatatgcgcacagacatatcagcacttgttctgcttaaacatcagcaggtcactcactgataagtccctgtcactgtaatagcaccctttgtaatctgcagcggcatttctctatgtcccgccccgtcttgtagctccatacagccgatactaaaccataaatgctatactatattactatataggctacagcatatgctatatagcctataggcagtttaagggcccactattggtccccgccccctctgcaatgagccataggctCCGCGCCTGACTTTACTACAAGAGCAGGTTTAGACTACACTTTGTTGTATTAATTCAAAGGTTTTATTTGCAATTTTTTCTGGAtatcaaagtacaaaaaaataatatttttttacaatatacaAAAACAATTGTGTTAGTAGTATCAGGTGAAGCAAaataatacatgtaaaaaaaaaatacaaacaaagagaaagataaTGAATGAAATGATGTTCATCACTTGTTAATTCATGGAATTAAAGGCATTCATACACAAAAGACATTTCTGAGACCACTGAAAAACTGCTGCGATTGACTTTGAAATTCTCAGATGATTTTTAtgattcatttgatttattggatttatttgccattattatattattacgTTATATTTCTACCTGTCATAGTAAAGATGCTGACCCAGATGTTAAGGTTCCGCCCTCCAACCATTGTCACTTCACTGCGTTTTCCAGTGCACTTCTTCTCTTCTCGTTTAGACTTCCTGGATGCCCAGATACCTGTGCCCAGTACGATCATGTAAAACACTCCTATGGACACCAGGCCTGGCCAATTCACCGCCATCGTTAGTGTCTAAGGTAtggacagaaaattaaaaaatttaaatttttatAAATTAACATTGCCAATACCACTGCCATTGAAATAAAAACCAATGAAAAACGATTTTACACTCAATCATGGCGTCAGAGCGAGTAAAACATACAGttgaagttatggtggggggcccgCAATGGTGAAACCGTAACTCACATCTATTTTGAATAGCGCTCAAAAGCTACTTTATGTTCGACACATATCATATATATAGTTAATTAATCATTCAGAAATACAGAATAAAGACTAACATTAATCCAGATAGTGTATGGAGGAATGGAAAACTCTGGAAACTATTTCTTGGCAGTGCTTTTCTCTGATCACGTCTTACTCCCTGCCCTGGCCGCTCCGAAATGTTACCTCGATGAGAATAGGTAAGTCTGGGAACTGGTGTTGACTATTAACTGCATCTGCAAAATCACAAGTTAGCTCTTTGGCTTTGAATCAACCAAGTTGTACCATTTGCACGTATCCCTTTTACCTTAtcaaaagacattttcatttaaaatagaaGAACAAGAGGCAGAATAAATATACTTTCAATGTGGGTTTATTTTGCTACTGCAACACAACTCACCCAAACACGTAtgaacatgcatgcacaaataTGCCTTCAAGCGGAGACATGTAGAATACTATATGGAAAAAACAATTTGACGTTAATTCAATTGACATTGAAATTGGCATTATTTGAGTAAGGCAGATGATAGCAGATTTTTGtgccaaatgtgttttttccattGATAAATATAACAATTCTAAATCAAATATGCAAAgttcaattcttttaaatctgCTGTGAGATTCTGTAGCATTCTTGTAAAGTTGAGACAAATGAATCGTTTGTTAAATTTTAGTTTTACATATATTGTGCCTAGAAATGATACCAACATCAATCCAAGATGCAAGATGAACTTTTTGCAACACACTTTACTTAGAAAATACCACAGGATTGAAGATGTTTTCTGGAATATCTGCGCCTTCTGTTTGCTTTCTTATACAACAGTTGGTCTGAACATTTGGGATGAATTTTGAAAAAAGTCATCTAAGATAAACTAATGGTCTAAAAGTAATAAAAGGCTGTTATTCATACAAAGATCA containing:
- the LOC109991687 gene encoding high affinity choline transporter 1-like isoform X2, producing the protein MAVNWPGLVSIGVFYMIVLGTGIWASRKSKREEKKCTGKRSEVTMVGGRNLNIWVSIFTMTATWVGGGYILGNAEVVYDPTKGLVWATGPIAFAINMIIGALFFVTPIRSKNYVTLMDPFQEKYGNTVAAVLFIPALIGDILWIACILGALGGTVSVVMDISSPLAVSISASVAILYTLMGGLYSVAYTDVIQLILMLLGLWLCVPFILTSPTSANITVAAVTKLYQEPWLGTLELEQSGRWIDDVLLITFGGICYQAFYQRVLSTATDTQAKITCYVGAVLCPFLGIPSLIIGAAAASTNWNQTTYGSPSPFEQGKSGMILPIALQHLCPFFVSLVGMGALAASVMSSVDSALLSAASQLSRNIFKNIIYKQASEKTIILVVKVSVFLCGLMGAGLAMTTRSIHLFWIVSADVLYSMMTPQVTCIFYFSKWANKYGALSGLVLAVLLRALVGEPMIGLPDLLPLPWDKIQDDGHRYRLFPFRTAIMLITIGTILLGSQLAVCLCEKRGKRDAKADPNLHAMVPLRMDVEEQEKLNEEQTQLSLQ
- the LOC109991687 gene encoding high affinity choline transporter 1-like isoform X1, whose translation is MFIRVWTLTMAVNWPGLVSIGVFYMIVLGTGIWASRKSKREEKKCTGKRSEVTMVGGRNLNIWVSIFTMTATWVGGGYILGNAEVVYDPTKGLVWATGPIAFAINMIIGALFFVTPIRSKNYVTLMDPFQEKYGNTVAAVLFIPALIGDILWIACILGALGGTVSVVMDISSPLAVSISASVAILYTLMGGLYSVAYTDVIQLILMLLGLWLCVPFILTSPTSANITVAAVTKLYQEPWLGTLELEQSGRWIDDVLLITFGGICYQAFYQRVLSTATDTQAKITCYVGAVLCPFLGIPSLIIGAAAASTNWNQTTYGSPSPFEQGKSGMILPIALQHLCPFFVSLVGMGALAASVMSSVDSALLSAASQLSRNIFKNIIYKQASEKTIILVVKVSVFLCGLMGAGLAMTTRSIHLFWIVSADVLYSMMTPQVTCIFYFSKWANKYGALSGLVLAVLLRALVGEPMIGLPDLLPLPWDKIQDDGHRYRLFPFRTAIMLITIGTILLGSQLAVCLCEKRGKRDAKADPNLHAMVPLRMDVEEQEKLNEEQTQLSLQ